The DNA segment TGGTGCCGGGGTTCAGGCCGCGCCGCTTGAGGGAGGCGTCGAAGGCGAGCAGCGGGGGATGGCGCACCGCCTCGGGGGCGTGAAAGTCGACAAAGGCCAGCAGCGCTGCGGCTTCCTCCCGTACCGTCTCGGCGACGGCGGGGCCGAATTTGCGCGCGATATGGCTGTCGGGGAACGCGGCCATGAAGCCGAGATGGGTGGCTTCCGCCTGCGCCTGCGGCCGCGCATCGGCAAGGGCCTCCAGCCTGGGCAGGCCGCGCTCGAAGATGTCGGCAAACCCGGTCACGTACTGACAGGCGATACGGTCGCGCTCGGCCGCCAGCGCCATTGCCTGCACCAGCCCGATGGTGGCGGGGGTGGAGACGTCATGGGCTTTCGCGCGCCCCAGACCGCCGGGATTGGCCCGCGCGATCGCCCTGAAGGCAGCCTGCGCATCGGCGAGGTCGAGACCGGCGAGCACGGCCCGCAACTCGTCGCGCAGCGCGCCGCCCCGCTCGGCGGCCGCCGCCAGCGGCGCGCAGAGCAGCACGATGCCGAGATTGGTGTTGAGGCCGGTCGCCGCGAAGGAGGCGAAGACGGCCTCCTCGATGCGGGCGCCCACGCGCTCGCCTGGGGCGGCGATATAGGGCGCGGCGGCATCGGCGGCGGTTTCGAAATGGCCGACATCCATGCCGTGCCCGCCGCTGAAGCGGTGGACATTTCCCGCCTTCAGCGCGTCCAGTTCGGCTCGGCAGGCCGCCCGGAAGGCGGCGGCAATGTGTGCCGCCTTCACAGGGCGGGCACCGGTTCCAGAGCGCGCACCAGATGGCCCGCCATGGTGGCGGCGATGTCGATATCGGTGGTCTTTTGCAGGCCCTTCCAGGCCGGCATCGAGTTCACCTCCAGCACGGTGAAGCTGCCGTCCGCGGCCTCGATGAGGTCGACGCCGGCATAGTCCGCGCCGACGGCGGCGGTGGCGCGGATGGCGAGATCGTACGCGCGTTCGTTACGCGGGGCGGGGGCGCCGACCGCGCCCTGATGGATGTTGGTGATCCAGCGCGGCGAGCGGCGCAGCATTGCCGCGACAACGCGCGCGCCGACCACGAAGACCCGCCAGTCCTCGAAGGCGTCACCCGGCTTCTGGGCGACGAATTCCTGGAGATAGTAGACCGCACCGACCTTTTCCGGCTCGGGCAGCGCCGCGCGGGGCGGGACGCGCTTGATGCCGCGCCCCTGCGCGCCGAACAGGGGCTTGAGCACCATGTCGCCCGGCGCCTCGTCGACCAGCGCCTGCATCGAGGCACGATGCTCGCCGACAAAGGTGCGCGGCGTCGGCAGCCCGGCCTTGCCGATGAGAAAGCTGGTCATGCTCTTGTCGACGCAGCGCTCGACCGCGCGCGCGTCGTTCATCACCTTCACGCCCAGCTCGCGCAGGGCATGGAGCAGGCCGAGCCGGGCGGTGATCTGCTCGGTGGTGCCGTTGGCGATGAGGCGGATGAAGGCGGCCGCCGGCAGCTGGTCGCCAAAGCCCGGCAGCAGCAGCCCGTGCGCGGTTTCGCCGATGGCGAAGCCGCAATCATTGAGCGAGAGCACGGCCACGCCGAAGCCCTCGGCCTCGATCGCCGCCTTGAGCCTGCGGGTGTGCCAGTCGGCATCTTCGGTGAAGATGACGACGGTATCGCTGATCGCGGCACTCATGCGAAGGAGCGTTCCAGAATGTCTTCGTGGAAGGCGCCGAAGGTGAAGCTGCGCCCGGTCTGCAGGGCGGTCACGGTCACCCGCGCCGGGCTGAACAGCATCGGGTCCATGGCATAGAAGTCGCCCTTATAGGCGGTGAAGATCTCCGCGAAGGTGCGGCCATGGTCCCGCGAGGACGAGCTCGGCAGCCCTTCCGCGAGGGCCTCGGCCTCGTCTTCCGGCCCCTCGACGAAGAGCTGGACATTGCCGCCATACAGCGTGGCGTCGTTGGTGCGCCCCATCGCCGAGACGAAATCGGGCGCGGGCGGGGGCAGCGGCGAGGAGCCGATGCCGTCCACCACGCGGTCCAGCG comes from the Ancylobacter pratisalsi genome and includes:
- a CDS encoding triphosphoribosyl-dephospho-CoA synthase; this encodes MKAAHIAAAFRAACRAELDALKAGNVHRFSGGHGMDVGHFETAADAAAPYIAAPGERVGARIEEAVFASFAATGLNTNLGIVLLCAPLAAAAERGGALRDELRAVLAGLDLADAQAAFRAIARANPGGLGRAKAHDVSTPATIGLVQAMALAAERDRIACQYVTGFADIFERGLPRLEALADARPQAQAEATHLGFMAAFPDSHIARKFGPAVAETVREEAAALLAFVDFHAPEAVRHPPLLAFDASLKRRGLNPGTSADLTVATLFAHGLMAGQAHAMKRAISAGERRPS
- a CDS encoding ATP-grasp domain-containing protein — its product is MSAAISDTVVIFTEDADWHTRRLKAAIEAEGFGVAVLSLNDCGFAIGETAHGLLLPGFGDQLPAAAFIRLIANGTTEQITARLGLLHALRELGVKVMNDARAVERCVDKSMTSFLIGKAGLPTPRTFVGEHRASMQALVDEAPGDMVLKPLFGAQGRGIKRVPPRAALPEPEKVGAVYYLQEFVAQKPGDAFEDWRVFVVGARVVAAMLRRSPRWITNIHQGAVGAPAPRNERAYDLAIRATAAVGADYAGVDLIEAADGSFTVLEVNSMPAWKGLQKTTDIDIAATMAGHLVRALEPVPAL